One region of bacterium genomic DNA includes:
- a CDS encoding carbohydrate ABC transporter permease → MVLSYLGLTALAAVTVFPLLWLLATSLRATGTIFAFPPVLIPRPATLENFAGVLSTMPFARFFANTVYITGVGIALTLLVSALAGYPLARMRFPGRDAIFYAIVGSLMLPQHMGLILNFVTLMRLHLIDTYAAVYLPSAASIFGIFLLRQAYLVVPQEIEDAARIDGAGELRLWAQVMLPLVTPALATLAIVEFTGYWNAFLWPLIVLKSPDHYPLAVGLLYLSGLFATNTRYIAAGAVLMTVPVIVLFLFLQRYFLRGIMLGAVK, encoded by the coding sequence GTGGTCCTATCGTACCTCGGGCTCACCGCGCTGGCGGCGGTGACGGTGTTCCCGCTCCTGTGGCTGCTGGCCACGTCGCTCCGCGCCACCGGCACGATTTTCGCGTTCCCGCCGGTCTTGATCCCGCGACCGGCGACCCTGGAGAACTTCGCGGGCGTGCTGAGCACGATGCCGTTCGCGCGCTTCTTCGCCAACACCGTGTACATCACGGGCGTCGGCATCGCGCTCACCCTGCTCGTGAGCGCGCTCGCAGGGTACCCGCTTGCGCGGATGCGGTTCCCCGGGCGCGACGCGATCTTCTATGCGATCGTCGGCAGCCTGATGCTCCCGCAGCACATGGGGCTGATCTTGAACTTCGTGACGCTGATGCGCCTCCACCTGATCGACACCTACGCGGCGGTGTACCTGCCGAGCGCCGCGAGCATCTTCGGGATCTTTCTGCTGCGCCAGGCCTACCTCGTCGTTCCGCAGGAGATCGAGGACGCGGCGCGGATCGATGGCGCCGGCGAGCTCCGCTTGTGGGCCCAGGTCATGCTGCCGCTCGTCACGCCGGCGCTCGCGACCCTCGCGATCGTCGAGTTCACCGGGTATTGGAACGCGTTTCTGTGGCCGTTGATCGTGCTCAAGTCGCCCGACCACTACCCGCTGGCCGTGGGCCTCTTGTATCTGTCGGGGTTGTTTGCGACCAATACCCGGTACATCGCCGCGGGCGCCGTGCTCATGACCGTGCCCGTGATCGTGCTGTTCCTCTTCCTCCAGCGGTACTTCCTCCGCGGCATCATGCTCGGCGCCGTCAAGTGA
- a CDS encoding sugar ABC transporter permease, translating into MGRPAVGAAHRGMAVRRTLIAYLFLFPALLLLGVFTFYPVVFGTALSLFEYDVISPPRYVGVSQFRALWTDRYFWIALENSLKYLLVVPVLQFCSIVLALWVRRPLRGIGWFRAAYYVPVVTSIVVVGLLWRWLLDESGLVNYALLKLGVIHAPVHWLTNPAFALYAVMFVTLWKGLGYYMVIYLAGLEAIPATYEEAAAIDGAGPTTRLLRVTIPLLRPSILLAGTLSAISALRVFEEMYVMTGGGPVYSTYTMFYYMFDQAFGSLHLGYAAALGVVLAAVTVVLAVANFRLLRQGGLTYY; encoded by the coding sequence GTGGGACGGCCGGCTGTAGGCGCCGCCCACCGCGGGATGGCCGTCCGTCGCACGCTGATCGCTTATCTGTTTCTCTTTCCCGCGCTATTGCTGCTCGGCGTGTTCACGTTCTACCCCGTGGTGTTCGGGACCGCGCTCAGCCTGTTCGAATACGACGTGATCTCGCCGCCTCGCTACGTCGGCGTCTCGCAGTTCCGGGCGCTGTGGACCGACCGCTACTTCTGGATCGCGCTCGAGAACAGCCTGAAGTACCTCCTCGTCGTGCCGGTGCTGCAGTTCTGCTCGATCGTGCTCGCGCTGTGGGTGCGCCGGCCGCTCCGCGGCATCGGGTGGTTTCGCGCCGCATACTACGTGCCCGTCGTCACGTCGATCGTGGTCGTCGGGCTGTTGTGGCGATGGCTGCTTGACGAGTCGGGCCTCGTGAACTACGCGCTGCTCAAGCTCGGGGTGATCCACGCGCCGGTGCACTGGCTGACGAACCCCGCGTTCGCCTTGTACGCGGTAATGTTCGTCACGCTGTGGAAGGGCCTCGGGTACTACATGGTGATCTACCTCGCCGGGCTCGAGGCGATCCCGGCGACCTACGAGGAGGCCGCCGCGATCGACGGGGCGGGTCCGACCACTCGACTGCTGCGGGTGACGATCCCGCTGCTCCGTCCCAGCATTCTGCTCGCCGGCACGCTGTCGGCGATCTCGGCGCTCCGGGTGTTCGAGGAGATGTACGTCATGACGGGCGGTGGCCCGGTGTACTCGACCTACACGATGTTCTACTACATGTTCGACCAGGCGTTCGGCTCGCTCCACCTGGGGTACGCCGCGGCGCTCGGCGTCGTGCTGGCCGCGGTCACGGTCGTTCTCGCCGTCGCGAACTTCCGGCTGCTGCGGCAGGGAGGGCTCACCTATTACTGA